In Aspergillus fumigatus Af293 chromosome 2, whole genome shotgun sequence, a genomic segment contains:
- a CDS encoding putative AP-2 adaptor complex subunit beta — protein sequence MSSSGGDAKLFARGKVAELRQELNSGGKKDKNFSAKKIALKKIVANMTMSNNDMVALFPDVIGCMNLPSLEIKKMCFLFLVNYSRMKPDVALKALPILVDDMDDSNPLVRALALRTISYVHVREFVEATVQPLKRLMGDIDPYVRKTAAFCVSKLYEHDKKMVEGSDLIDRLNRMLKDENPTVVSSVLASLTDIWGRSESISLTIDYASASKLVSILPDCSEWGQTYILDALMSYVPQDTAEALLLAERVAPRLSHSNSSVVLTSIRVILYLMNYIADERHITSLSKKLSPPLVTLLSKPPEVQYLALRNAILILQKRPEVLRNDIRVFFCNYNDPIYVKVTKLELIFMLTTKENIGIVLAELREYATEIDVHFVRKAVRAIGKLAIKIESAARQCIDTLLELVNAKIPYIVQEATVVIRNIFRKYPNQYESIISNVIQNIDELDEPEAKAAIIWIIGQYADRIENSDGLLQDYLATFHDETVEVQLALLTATVKLFIQRPTKGQQLVPQVLKWCTEETDDPDLRDRGYMYWRLLSTDPAAAKQVVMGQKPPISAESEKLDSRTLEELCLNVGTLATVYLKPVQQVFRSARTRRLQYSPALQKPQDENGSGAWQFLTGTGPDSGVAANASPTNGSGTGASSMNAAVSAADMYFNNVGSQQMAALDLGGREDGGSGGGGASQTQYVVNQNQQQVYQPQLAGGAATGELLLL from the exons ATGAGTTCCAGTGGGGGTGATGCGAAGCTGTTCGCTAGG GGCAAAGTCGCGGAGCTGCGCCAGGAGCTCAATAGCGGCGGCAAAAAGGACAAGAATTTCTCGGCCAAGAAAATCGCCCTCAAGAAGATCGTTGCGAATATGACTATGAGCAACAATGACATGGTCGCCTTATTTCCCGATGTGATCGGTTGTATGAACTTGCCCAGCCTGGAGATAAAGAAGAT gtgctttctcttcctggTCAACTACTCAAGGATGAAGCCCGATGTCGCCTTGAAGGCGCTGCCCATATTGGTAGAT GATATGGACGACTCGAACCCGCTTGTGCGCGCGTTGGCTCTGCGAACTATCTCGTATGTGCACGTTCGCGAGTTCGTCGAAGCAACAGTCCAGCCTCTTAAACGATTGATGGGGGACATTGATCCCTATGTTCGAAAAACTGCAGCTTTTTGTGTTTCGAAGCTGTACGAGCACGATAAGAAGATGGTTGAGGGATCGGATCTCATCGATCGGCTCAATCGAATGCTCAAGGATGAGAATCCAACTGTCGTGTCGAGTGTTCTTGCTTCTTTGACAGATATCTGGGGACGAAGTGAATCAATATCACTGACGATTGACTATGCAAGCGCCTCAAAGCTTGTTTCTATCCTACCAGACTGTTCAGA ATGGGGGCAAACTTACATCCTTGATGCTTTGATGTCATATGTGCCTCAGGACACAGCAGAAGCACTCTTGCTCGCAGAGCGTGTAGCGCCTCGCCTTTCGCACTCCAATTCCTCCGTTGTCCTCACGTCGATCCGTGTCATCCTCTATCTAATGAACTACATAGCCGACGAAAGGCACATCACTTCTTTGTCGAAGAAGCTCTCACCACCTCTTGTTACTCTGCTGTCGAAACCTCCAGAAGTTCAGTACTTGGCTCTCCGAAATGCCATTCTCATTTTACAAAAAAGACCCGAGGTTCTACGGAACGACATCCGTGTCTTTTTCTGCAACTACAATGACCCGATTTATGTCAAAGTGACCAAACTCGAGTTAATATTTATGCTGACCACGAAGGAGAACATCGGAATCGTGCTAGCAGAGTTGCGAGA ATATGCAACTGAGATCGACGTTCATTTCGTCCGAAAAGCCGTTCGTGCCATCGGTAAACTGGCCATCAAAATTGAATCTGCAGCACGGCAGTGCATCGACACCCTCTTGGAGTTGGTTAACGCTAAGATCCCTTATATTGTACAAGAGGCGACTGTGGTCATTCGGAATATCTTTCGCAAGTATCCCAACCAGTACGAAAGCATTATCAGCAATGTCATTCAGAATATCGACGAATTGGATGAACCAGAGGCAAAGGCAGCCATCATCTGGATTATCGGGCAATATGCAGACCGCATTGAGAACTCGGACGGACTGCTCCAGGATTACCTGGCCACTTTCCACGACGAGACGGTTGAAGTGCAACTTGCCCTCTTGACGGCCACCGTCAAGCTGTTCATCCAACGCCCTACCAAGGGTCAACAGCTCGTACCTCAAGTCCTAAAATGGTGcacagaagaaacagacgACCCGGATCTCAGGGATAGAGGATACATGTACTGGCGCCTGCTGTCGACCGACCCAGCTGCCGCGAAGCAGGTCGTGATGGGCCAGAAACCACCCATTAGCGCGGAAagcgagaagctggattcGCGGACCCTGGAAGAACTCTGCTTGAACGTCGGCACGCTGGCAACTGTGTACCTCAAACCCGTCCAGCAAGTTTTCCGCTCTGCGCGGACCCGACGATTGCAGTACAGCCCTGCCCTGCAGAAACCTCAAGACGAGAACGGAAGTGGTGCTTGGCAATTCCTCACAGGTACGGGGCCGGATTCAGGCGTTGCGGCCAATGCATCACCGACGAACGGTTCTGGTACCGGTGCAAGCAGCATGAATGCGGCTGTGAGCGCCGCAGACATGTACTTCAACAACGTCGGAAGCCAGCAGATGGCGGCACTCGACCTGGGTGGTCGAGAAGATGGCGGTtctggcggcggaggagccTCACAGACTCAATACGTAGTGAACCAGAACCAGCAGCAAGTGTACCAGCCTCAGCTGGCTGGCGGGGCCGCGACAGGCGAGTTGCTATTATTGTAA